ccatggcagccccccagccccatagatcccccatcGATCTCCACTGACACCCCCTGCAGgtgccgccccccagccccatggctgccccccagccccatagatcccccatcgatctcccactgacacccccccggaggtgctgccccccagccccatggcagcccccccagccccatagatcccccatcgatctcccactgacaccccctgcaggtgccgccccccagccccatggcagccccccagccccatagatcccccatcAATCTCCCACTGACACCCGCCCGAGgtgccgccccccagccccatggctgccccccagccccatagatcccccatcGATCTCCCACTGACACCCGCCCGAGgtgccgccccccagccccatggctgccccccagccccatagatcccccatcGATCTCCCACTGACACCCACCCCCCGGaggtgctgccccccagccccatggctgccccccagccccatagatcccccatcgatctcccactgacaccccctgcaggtgccgccccccagccccatggctgccccccagccccatagatcccccatcgatctcccactgacacccccccggaggtgccgccccccagccccatggcagccccccagccccatggctgccccccagccccatagatcccccatcAATCTCCCACTGACACCCGCCCGaggtgctgccccccagccccatggcagccccccagccccatagatcccccatcAATCTCCCACTGACACCCACCCCCCGGaggtgctgccccccagccccatggcggccccccagccccatggctgccccccagccccatagatcccccatcAATCTCCCACTGACACCCGCCCGAGgtgccaccccccagccccatggctgccccccagccccatagatcccccatcgatctcccactgacaccccccGGAGgtgccgccccccagccccatagatcccccatcGATCTCCCACTGACACCCGCCCGAGgtgccgccccccagccccatggcagccccccagccccatggcagctccccagccccatagatcccccatcAATCTCCCACTGACACCCGCCCGAGgtgccgccccccagccccatggcagccccccagccccatagatcccccatcGATCTCCCACCGATGCCCCCCCCCTCCGACCCcacgtctctctctctctctctctccgcagCCTCGGGCGCCATGGGGGTCCGGCCGGCGTCGcccttccccgtccccctcctcctcctgctcttcctcctcctcctcctcctcttcctcgccgccgccgccgccgacgaCCTGCTGGTGCCCACCTCGGCCGGCCCCGTGCGGGGCGTCCGCCTGCCGGCGGGGGCGACGGGGGAAGTGGGGGCGTTTTTGGGCATCCCTTACGCCGAACCCCCCGTGGGGCGACTTCGTTTCCAACCCTCCCGTCCGGCCGCCCCATGGCGGGGGGTGCTGGACGCCTCCTCTTACCGTCACGCCTGTTACCAAGCCGTCGACACCATGTTCCCGGGTTTCGGCGGTTCCGAAATGTGGAATCCCAACCGGGAGATGAGCGAGGATTGCCTCTACCTCAACGTGTGGGTCCCGCTCCCTCGCCCCACGGCGCCGGTTCCCGTCTTGGTTTGGATTTACGGCGGGGGGTTCTACAGCGGCGCCTCCTCCTTGGACGTCTACGACGGGCGGTACCTGGCGGCCGCCgaggggctggtggtggtttcCATGAATTACCGCGTGGGGGCTTTGGGGTTCTTGGCTTTGCCGGGACACCCCGAAGCTCCGGGTAACGTGGGGCTGTTGGACCAACGGTTGGCTCTGAGGTGGGTCCAGGCCAACATCGGGGCCTTCGGAGGGGACGCCGCCGCCGTCACCCTCTTCGGCGAGAGCGCCGGCGCCGCCTCCATCggcctccacctcctctcccccgGCAGTCGGACCCTCTTCCGACGCGCCGTCCTCCAAAGCGGTTCCCCCAACGGGCCCTGGGCCACCGTGGGGGCGGCGGAGGGAAGGCGCCGGGCGGCCACCTTGGGCAAACTGGTGGgttgcggcggcggcggcggcggcaacaACGGCAACGAGACGGAGCTGTTGGCCTGTCTCCGCGCCAAGGCGCCGCCGGAGCTGGTGGAGCAGGAGGCGGCCGTTTTGCCTCAACAAGGCGTTTTCCGCTTCGCCTTCGTGCCGGTGGTGGACGGGGAGTTTTTGGCGGACGCCCCCGAAGCTTTGCTGGCGGCCGGGGGTCGGCCCGACGCCGAGGTGCTGCTGGGAGCCGTCCAAGACGAAGGCACCTATTTTTTGGTTTACGGGGTGCCGGGTTTCGGGAAAGATAACGAGAGTTTGATTAGCCGGGAGGAGTTTTTAGGGGGGGTGAGGTTGGGGGTGCCCCAAGCCAACGAGCTGGCGGCCGAGGCGGTGGTTTTGCAGTACACGGATTGGTTGGACCAGGACAACCCCGTGAAGAACCGGGAGGCCTTGGACGACATCGTGGGGGACCACAACGTGGTGTGTCCCCTCATGCACTTCGCCCAGCGGTGGGCGGAGAGGGGGGGGACGGTCTACGCTTACCTCTTCGACCACCGGGCCTCCAACCTGCTGTGGCCCCCCTGGATGGGGGTCCCGCACGGCTACGAGATCGAGTTCGTCTTCGGGCAACCCCTCAACCCCCACCTCAACTACAcgggggaggaggagcagctcagCCGCAGGATCATGCGCTACTGGGGCAACTTCGCCCGCACCGggtaggtgggggggggggggggggggtgggcggagAGGGGGCGGGGAGCCCACGGGGATGGttgaagtgggggggggggcgggggggcggagggagggacgGAGATAAGTCAACGGAGATGgttggatggagggagggatggatggagggagggagggagggatggagataagCCTACGGAGATGGTTGAAGGGTTGgttggatggagggagggatggagataagTCAACGGAGATGGTTGGAtgaagagatggagggatggagataagTCAACGGAGATGGTTGGAtgaagagatggagggatggagataagTCAACGGAGATGGTtggatgaagggatggatggatggagggagggagggatggagataagCCTACGGAGATGGTTGAAGGGTTGgttggatggagggagggaagaagataAGTCAACGGAGATGGTTGGATgtagggagggatggatggagggatggatggagggatggagataagTCTACGGAGATGGTTGAAGGGTTGgttggatggagggagggatggagataagTCAACGGAGATGGTCGGGTGAagaggtggagggatggagggagggagggatggatgggtgaAGATAAGCCTACGGAGATGGTTGAACGCTTGgttggatggagggagggaagaagataAGTCAACGGAGATGGTTGGATgtagggagggagggatggagggagggatggagggatggagataagTCTACGGAGATGGTTGAAGGGTTGgttggatggagggagggatggagataagTCAACGGAGATGGTCGGGTGAAgaggtggatggatggagggagggagggatggagggagggatggatggatgaagatAAGCCTACAGAGATGGTTGAAGGGTtgggtggatggagggagggacaGGGATAAGTCAACGGAGATGGTTGGATGAagaggtggatggatggatggatggagggagggagggatggagataagTCTACAGAGAGGGTTGAAGGGttgggtgggtggatggagggatggagataagTCAACGGAGATGGTTGGATGAAgaggtggagggatggatggatggagggaggggtggATGGATGAAGATAAGCCTATGGAGAGGGTTGAAGGGTtgggtggatggagggagggacgggGATAAGTCAACGTAGATGGTTGGATgtagggagggatggatggagggatggagggagggatggagataagCCTACAGAGATGGTTGAAGGGGTGggcagatggatggagggatgaagaTCAGTCTACGGAGATGGTTGGATGAAGggttggatggatggagggatggagataagCACAGAGAGGGTTGAAGggttgggtgggtgggtggagggatggagataAGGTAGATGgttggatggagggagggatggagggatggatggatggatggatgaagatAAGCCTATGGAGATGGTTGAAGGGTTGCttggatggatggagagagggacagagggacagatgGATGGGTGGAGATAAGTCTACAGAGATGGTTGAAGGGTTCGTGGgtgggtggagggatggaggggtgaaGATAAGGTAGATGgctggatggagggagggatggagggatggagataagTCTGCGGAGAGGGTTGAAGggttgggtggatggatggagggatgaagaTAAGCCAACGTGGATGgttggatggagggagggagggatggagggagggatggagataagCCTATGGAGATGGTTGAAGGGTTGGTTGGATGGGTGGAGGGGTGGAGATAAGTCAACGTGGATGGTTGGAtgaagagatggagggatggagataagTCAACGGAGATGGTCGGGTGAAGaggtggatggagggagggagggatggagataagCCTACGGAGATGGTTGAAGGgttgggtggagggagggagggatgaagatCAGTCAACGGAGATGGTTGGATgtagggagggagggatggagggatggagggagggatgaagaTAACCCCACGGAGATGGTTGAAGGGTTGGGTGGGTGGATGGCTGGAGGGAcggatgatggatggatggatgaagggatggagataAGCCTACGGAGATGTAGGATTGaagggttgggatgggatgggatgggatgggatgggtgaGGAACccatgggatggggtgggacgggactggggtgaggtggggtgaggtggggtggggtggggtggggtgggcggGTGCCCCGGGCCATGCTGAGGCCGCGCCCGCAGGGACCCCAACGAGGCGTCGGAGCAGGAGCCGCGGTGGCCGCTCTACACGGCCGCGGGGCAACGCTACGCCCGGCTCAACGCCCGGCCCCTGGCGGTGGCCCAGGGGCTGCGCGCCCAGGCCTGCGCCTTCTGGACACGCTTCCTCCCCAAGCTGCTCAACGTCAccggtgaggggacacggggacacggggacaaggatggggggggggacggacggggggAGGACAGGGGAGGTGGCACCGGGGACGGGGGAGGGAGGTGGAATCAGGGACGTGGCCCCAGGGACGTGGGGAGGTGGCACCAGGGACGTGGGTGATGTGGAGAACGTGGGGAGGTGGCACCGGGGCCATGGAATAAGGGACGTGGGACACAGGAGGAGGTGGCaccggggacgtgggggacgtgGAAGGAGGGacgtgggggacacagggaggtgGCACCGGGCACATGGGACGTGGGGAGGTGGCACCAGGGTTGTGGGCGACGCGGAGAACGTGGGGAGGTGGCACcagggacgtgggggacatggaAGGAGGGACGTGGGAGATGGGGAGGTGGCACCAGGGTTGTGGGTGACGTGGAGAACACGGGGAGGTGGCACCGGGGACATTCGGGACATGGAAGGAGGGACGTGGGACACAGGAGGAGgtggcaccaggtctgtgggcgACGTGGAGAACGTGGGGAGGTGGCAccggggacatgggacatggaaggagggatgggggacaTCCAAGGAGGTGGCACCAGGGACATGGGACAGGTGGCACCAGGGACGTGGGTgacgtgggggacatggggaggtggcactggggacatgggggacacgggggacaggggggacatggaaGGAGGGACTTGGGGGACGTGGGACATGGGGAGGTGGCACCAGGGTTGTGGGCGATGTGGAGAACGTGGGGAGGTGGCaccggggacgtgggggacgtgGAAGGAGGGacgtgggggacacagggaggtggcaccggggacatgggacatggaaAGAGGGACGGGGGACATCCGAGGAGGTGGCACCAGGGACATGGGACGTGGGGAGGTGGCACCAGGGTTGTGGGCGACGTGGAGAACGTGGGGAGGTGGCaccggggacgtgggggacatggaaggagggacatgggggacacgaggaggtggcaccggggacatgggggacagggaaTGAGGGATGTGGGAGATGGGGAGGTGGCACCAGGGACGTGGGACATGGAATGAGGGatgtgggggacacggggaggtgGCACCGGGGACGTGGGTGACGTGGAGAACACGGGGAGGTggcatgggggacatgggggacatggaaggagggacgtggggacatacgaggaggtggcaccggggacatgggacacggggaggtggcaccagggacgtggggacatggggggggaggTGGCATCAGGGAtctggggtgacactggggggctggggggcagttttAGGGGGTTCCCGTCTTGGTGTAGCCCCACGGAGATGTTCCACCAGGGCTCggggtggctctgggggctcGAGGTGGGGCcggagtggggggtggggggtttttttggggtgccGAGGTCAGTTTTGGGGGGCCCAGGGTCATTTTTGGGGGGGCCGGGGTgatttttggggggctggggggcagttttAGGGGGTTCCCATCTTGGTGTAGCCCCATGGAGATGTTCCACCAGGGCTcggggtggctttgggggctcggggtggggccggagtgggggatgggggggttttttggggtgccGAGGTCAGTTTTGGGGGGCCCAGGGTCATTTTTGGGGGGCCGGGGTgatttttggggggctggggggcagttttAGGGGGTTCCCGTCTTGGTGTAGCCCCATGGAGATGTTCCACCAGGGCTcggggtggctttgggggctcggggtggggatggagtggggggtgggggggttttttggggtgccGAGGTCAGTTTTGGGGGGCCCAGGGTCATTTTGAGGGGGCCGGGGtgattttgggggggctggggggcagttttAGGGGGTTCCCGTCTTGGTGTAGCCCCATGGAGATGTTCCACCAGAGCTcggggtggctttgggggctcggggtggggccggagtggggtgtgggggggttttttggggtgctgAGGTCAGTTTTGGGGGGCCCAGGCTCATTTTTGGGGGGCCGGGGTgatttttggggggctggggggcagttttAGGGGATCCCCGTCTTGGTGTAGCCCCATGGAGATGTTCCACCAGGGCTcggggtggctttgggggctcggggtggggc
This sequence is a window from Larus michahellis unplaced genomic scaffold, bLarMic1.1 SCAFFOLD_589, whole genome shotgun sequence. Protein-coding genes within it:
- the ACHE gene encoding acetylcholinesterase; the encoded protein is MGVRPASPFPVPLLLLLFLLLLLLFLAAAAADDLLVPTSAGPVRGVRLPAGATGEVGAFLGIPYAEPPVGRLRFQPSRPAAPWRGVLDASSYRHACYQAVDTMFPGFGGSEMWNPNREMSEDCLYLNVWVPLPRPTAPVPVLVWIYGGGFYSGASSLDVYDGRYLAAAEGLVVVSMNYRVGALGFLALPGHPEAPGNVGLLDQRLALRWVQANIGAFGGDAAAVTLFGESAGAASIGLHLLSPGSRTLFRRAVLQSGSPNGPWATVGAAEGRRRAATLGKLVGCGGGGGGNNGNETELLACLRAKAPPELVEQEAAVLPQQGVFRFAFVPVVDGEFLADAPEALLAAGGRPDAEVLLGAVQDEGTYFLVYGVPGFGKDNESLISREEFLGGVRLGVPQANELAAEAVVLQYTDWLDQDNPVKNREALDDIVGDHNVVCPLMHFAQRWAERGGTVYAYLFDHRASNLLWPPWMGVPHGYEIEFVFGQPLNPHLNYTGEEEQLSRRIMRYWGNFARTGDPNEASEQEPRWPLYTAAGQRYARLNARPLAVAQGLRAQACAFWTRFLPKLLNVTGPMEEAERQWRLEFHRWSSYMMRWKSQFELYSRQERCHPL